A genomic segment from Geitlerinema sp. PCC 7407 encodes:
- a CDS encoding peptidoglycan-binding protein — protein MVASRTAALLITGTAWLGLLSGPAMAIGASRNLALAAPARMLAQATALEDLTFDSRGVEVEEVQRGLQTLGYYDGLIDGQYGEGTAEAIAAFQAAEGLPVDGLATGETRDRLRQALAAAQGTQLTQSTSTPGDADPETTGDSPPETAKTAGGLGVGFWLMVVLVPILGAGIGLVAFWLGRRQAATTLQPEPEDSPTAPIARHALPEAADPRSAPEAISPEPVEEPAFSESHGAQEAQAPANGAAKNVWVSPPSDFPVEPDVLAGHKPHAREAIAESAKVPDGPGALTEQTTRLPSINIVDELINDLRSPNPTKRRKAIWELGQRGDSKAIQPLVDLMLDSDSRQRSLILGALSEIGGRTLKPMSRALAISLQDDNAEVRKNAIRDLTRIYDVVGQISQLLRHALDDSDTEVRDTAQWALGQLSRIRGLPTTDALPPAGETKAPPAREEPHL, from the coding sequence ATGGTTGCTTCTCGAACGGCTGCGTTATTGATAACCGGGACGGCTTGGCTAGGCCTGCTGTCGGGTCCGGCGATGGCGATCGGTGCGTCGCGTAATCTGGCGCTGGCCGCCCCTGCCAGGATGCTCGCCCAGGCGACGGCGCTAGAAGATTTGACCTTTGACTCCCGGGGCGTCGAGGTAGAGGAGGTGCAGCGAGGGCTGCAAACCCTGGGCTACTACGACGGCCTGATCGATGGGCAGTACGGCGAGGGGACGGCTGAGGCGATCGCGGCTTTTCAGGCGGCGGAGGGGTTGCCGGTAGATGGCCTAGCAACCGGCGAAACGCGCGATCGCCTACGCCAAGCCCTAGCCGCAGCCCAAGGCACCCAGCTCACCCAGAGCACCTCGACCCCAGGGGACGCCGATCCAGAAACGACTGGCGACTCGCCCCCCGAAACGGCCAAAACTGCGGGCGGTCTGGGAGTTGGCTTTTGGCTGATGGTGGTCTTGGTGCCGATCCTGGGGGCCGGAATTGGCCTAGTGGCCTTTTGGCTGGGCCGGCGACAGGCAGCAACGACGCTGCAGCCGGAGCCAGAAGATTCTCCAACGGCGCCGATCGCCCGCCATGCCCTGCCCGAAGCGGCTGACCCCCGCTCTGCTCCGGAGGCGATCAGCCCCGAACCGGTGGAAGAACCTGCTTTTTCAGAGAGCCACGGGGCTCAGGAGGCTCAGGCTCCTGCCAATGGCGCGGCCAAAAATGTGTGGGTGAGTCCACCGAGTGATTTCCCGGTGGAGCCGGATGTCTTGGCGGGACACAAGCCTCACGCTCGAGAGGCGATCGCCGAGTCTGCCAAAGTGCCGGATGGGCCGGGCGCCCTCACGGAGCAAACCACGCGGCTGCCCAGCATCAACATCGTTGATGAGCTGATCAACGATCTGCGGAGCCCCAACCCTACCAAGCGCCGCAAGGCAATCTGGGAGCTGGGGCAGCGGGGTGACTCCAAGGCGATTCAGCCCTTGGTGGATCTGATGCTGGACTCGGACTCCCGCCAGCGCAGCCTGATTTTGGGGGCGCTCTCTGAGATTGGCGGCCGCACCCTCAAGCCCATGAGCCGCGCACTGGCGATTTCCCTCCAGGACGACAATGCCGAGGTGCGCAAGAACGCGATTCGCGATCTCACCCGCATCTATGACGTGGTTGGTCAAATCAGCCAGCTGCTGCGCCACGCCCTGGACGACTCGGATACCGAGGTGCGGGACACGGCCCAGTGGGCCTTGGGCCAGCTGAGCCGCATCCGGGGGCTGCCGACAACTGACGCGCTGCCTCCTGCTGGCGAGACCAAGGCGCCGCCTGCTCGGGAGGAGCCGCACCTCTAG
- a CDS encoding glycosyltransferase family 4 protein, producing the protein MTVSPLKLLFLSTPVGPLGSGMGGGVELTLQTVTQELARRGHKICVVGPVGSHIDGVPVVEVPGALQTTAQTQARDLPVVMPHRSVLAAMWDYARQVQDQYDVLFNIAYDWLPFYLTPFLQTPVAHFVSMGSLLDVVDDAVVQTLERYPGTVGMYTATQAETFGLGDRCRCLGSGVDLTRYTVGDRPEDWLVWLGRLSPEKGLEDAVAAAHISGVPLKIFGRLEDAAYWEQIQRDYPEAPVEYGGFLTTTEQLQSVVRRSRALVMTPRWVEAFGNVAIEALACGVPVIAYRRGGPSEIVRDGQTGWLVEPDSVAGLVEAIARLDQLDRRACRQQAEAEYSLTALGDRFEAWFQDLVTRYGR; encoded by the coding sequence GTGACTGTTTCGCCACTCAAGCTGCTATTTCTTTCGACGCCGGTCGGCCCCCTGGGTTCGGGGATGGGCGGCGGAGTCGAGCTGACCCTCCAGACAGTGACCCAGGAGCTGGCCCGTCGCGGCCACAAGATCTGCGTGGTGGGGCCGGTCGGATCGCACATTGATGGGGTGCCGGTGGTCGAGGTGCCGGGAGCGCTGCAAACCACGGCCCAAACCCAAGCGCGAGATCTGCCGGTGGTGATGCCCCATCGCAGCGTGCTGGCCGCCATGTGGGACTATGCGCGCCAGGTCCAAGATCAGTACGACGTCCTGTTTAATATTGCCTACGACTGGCTGCCCTTCTATCTCACGCCGTTTTTGCAGACGCCGGTGGCCCACTTTGTCAGCATGGGCTCGCTGCTGGATGTGGTGGATGACGCGGTGGTCCAGACCCTAGAGCGCTATCCCGGCACGGTGGGAATGTATACCGCTACTCAGGCCGAGACCTTTGGCCTGGGCGATCGCTGCCGATGCCTGGGCAGCGGGGTGGATCTGACGCGCTACACCGTGGGCGATCGCCCCGAAGACTGGCTGGTGTGGCTGGGGCGTCTGTCTCCCGAAAAGGGCCTCGAAGACGCCGTAGCGGCGGCCCACATCAGCGGCGTGCCGCTGAAAATTTTTGGTCGGCTCGAGGATGCGGCCTACTGGGAGCAAATTCAGCGAGACTATCCCGAAGCGCCGGTGGAGTACGGCGGCTTCCTGACCACGACGGAGCAGCTCCAGAGCGTGGTGCGCCGCAGTCGCGCCCTGGTGATGACGCCGCGCTGGGTGGAGGCCTTTGGGAATGTGGCCATCGAGGCCCTGGCCTGCGGCGTGCCGGTGATTGCCTATCGGCGGGGCGGACCGTCAGAAATCGTGCGGGACGGCCAAACGGGCTGGCTGGTGGAGCCGGACAGCGTGGCGGGACTGGTTGAGGCGATCGCCCGTCTAGACCAGCTGGATCGGCGGGCCTGTCGCCAGCAGGCAGAGGCCGAGTACTCCTTGACGGCTCTGGGCGATCGCTTTGAGGCTTGGTTCCAGGACTTGGTGACTCGCTATGGGCGCTGA
- a CDS encoding LD-carboxypeptidase produces MGADRVWQRPAPLQPGDRLVAIAPSGALREQTAFWQGVEQWRARGYDVQCSPGFDQRWGYLAGTDDHRRQQLAQAWADPACRGILCVRGGYGGTRLLEDWTWPEGPPKWLIGFSDITALLWSLGCQGISGVHGPVLTTLAAEPDWSRSRLFGWVQGQPLPPLQGESWAAGRAAGPLIPANLTVATHLLNTAHQPDFRGAILALEDVTEAPYRIDRLLTQWRMSGALASVAGIALGRFSQCDPPPNVPSFTVEEVLRDRLLDLGVPVVAHLPFGHDGPNAALPLGAWAELDADQGTLAIAS; encoded by the coding sequence ATGGGCGCTGATCGCGTTTGGCAGCGGCCCGCGCCGCTCCAGCCCGGCGATCGCCTGGTGGCGATCGCCCCGAGCGGCGCCTTGCGGGAGCAGACTGCCTTCTGGCAGGGCGTGGAGCAGTGGCGCGCCCGGGGCTACGACGTGCAGTGCAGCCCGGGCTTTGACCAGCGCTGGGGATACCTGGCCGGGACCGACGACCACCGCCGCCAGCAGCTCGCCCAGGCCTGGGCCGATCCGGCGTGCCGAGGCATTTTGTGCGTCCGGGGCGGCTACGGCGGAACGCGCCTTCTAGAAGACTGGACCTGGCCCGAGGGACCGCCCAAGTGGCTGATTGGTTTTTCCGACATTACGGCTCTGCTCTGGAGCCTGGGCTGCCAAGGAATTTCGGGGGTTCATGGACCCGTGCTGACGACCCTGGCCGCCGAGCCCGACTGGTCGAGATCGCGCCTCTTTGGCTGGGTCCAGGGGCAGCCGCTGCCGCCCTTGCAGGGCGAATCCTGGGCGGCGGGCCGAGCCGCTGGCCCCCTGATTCCCGCCAACTTGACCGTGGCAACCCACCTGCTAAACACGGCTCACCAGCCGGATTTCCGGGGCGCTATCTTGGCCCTGGAGGACGTGACCGAGGCGCCCTATCGCATCGATCGCCTGCTAACCCAGTGGCGGATGAGCGGTGCCCTCGCCTCAGTGGCCGGCATCGCCCTAGGACGCTTTAGCCAGTGCGATCCGCCGCCCAATGTGCCCAGCTTCACCGTCGAAGAGGTCCTGCGCGATCGCCTGCTGGATTTGGGCGTGCCGGTCGTGGCGCATCTGCCCTTTGGCCATGACGGCCCCAATGCCGCTTTGCCCCTGGGCGCTTGGGCGGAGCTGGATGCCGACCAAGGAACCTTGGCCATTGCCTCCTAG
- a CDS encoding NF038122 family metalloprotease → MKLHTLFPKQSRRSLIPLALAAAANLAGPIPRAQALTFNFSAAAGTPESAIAGFRAAGDLWSSVVTDDVVVNLEVSFLSLESDILGRAQSTEQLYRYSAVRSALLQDVSSQDDAIATSFLPGGDSVDLWINYTENSPSGVGSPTPYRDSDGDANNANLRLTSANAKALGLPTSSLSDGLIRFNRDFQWDFDRSDGIAAGTFDFIGAAAHEIGHILGFNSGVDVLDTNSPLEMQGDRYFFRDDQMAFVSPLDLFRYSDASRSVGIPDWTAGESRKYFSIDGGTTAIVDFATGAIHGDGQSASHWKQGQTLGMMDPDLRQGEILPISEEDLRAFDVIGWNLPKISPGPGFFPEDVDLAIPLSGWDSELMVAAAWGDGAPLRRAKAVPEPGALLALVTVSGASLGWLRKKRSGKFSQRR, encoded by the coding sequence ATGAAATTGCACACGCTGTTTCCCAAGCAGTCGAGACGCTCGTTGATCCCGCTGGCTCTAGCAGCGGCAGCCAACCTGGCAGGCCCGATCCCCAGAGCCCAGGCGCTGACTTTCAACTTCAGCGCGGCGGCGGGAACACCCGAAAGCGCGATCGCGGGTTTTCGGGCCGCTGGGGATCTGTGGTCTTCCGTGGTGACCGATGACGTAGTGGTCAACCTAGAAGTGAGCTTTTTGTCCCTGGAATCAGATATTTTGGGGCGGGCCCAGTCCACTGAGCAGCTCTACCGCTACAGCGCCGTTCGCAGCGCCCTGCTCCAAGACGTCAGCTCCCAGGACGACGCGATCGCCACTAGTTTTTTGCCAGGGGGAGACAGCGTTGATCTGTGGATCAACTACACCGAGAACAGCCCCAGCGGCGTCGGCAGCCCAACTCCCTACCGCGACAGCGACGGCGACGCCAATAACGCGAATCTTCGGCTCACCAGCGCCAACGCCAAGGCCCTGGGTCTGCCCACCAGCAGCTTGAGCGACGGCTTGATCCGGTTCAACCGCGACTTTCAGTGGGATTTCGATCGCAGCGATGGCATTGCTGCAGGGACATTTGACTTTATCGGGGCGGCGGCTCACGAGATTGGCCACATTCTCGGCTTCAACAGCGGCGTGGACGTCCTCGACACCAACAGCCCCCTTGAGATGCAGGGCGATCGCTACTTTTTCCGCGACGACCAAATGGCCTTTGTCTCTCCCCTGGACCTGTTTCGCTACTCCGACGCGAGCCGCTCCGTCGGGATACCGGACTGGACCGCTGGCGAGAGCCGCAAGTATTTTTCCATCGACGGGGGAACAACGGCGATCGTCGACTTTGCGACGGGGGCGATCCACGGCGACGGCCAGTCCGCAAGCCACTGGAAGCAGGGACAGACCCTGGGCATGATGGACCCCGACCTCCGCCAAGGCGAGATTTTGCCCATTAGTGAAGAAGACCTGCGGGCATTTGACGTTATCGGCTGGAATTTGCCGAAAATTTCCCCAGGGCCTGGTTTCTTTCCGGAAGACGTCGATCTAGCAATCCCCCTCAGCGGCTGGGATTCCGAGCTGATGGTGGCTGCCGCTTGGGGCGATGGGGCGCCGCTGCGTCGGGCCAAGGCGGTTCCCGAGCCGGGCGCCTTGCTGGCCCTGGTGACGGTCAGCGGCGCTAGCCTGGGCTGGCTCCGCAAAAAGCGCAGCGGCAAGTTCTCTCAGCGACGCTAG
- a CDS encoding NF038122 family metalloprotease: protein METFSALLVRYRFSLVQLVGGVASLLSAASPAEAATFNFRFDAPVPQPVVEGVEAAGAVWSSWLADDVVVNLDVQFGPLSRPVPSLTVSGSALYSYEQVRTALFAKATTTADLTAIAHLQGGPSVDLLINRTINNPHGMGSSTAYLDSDGDANNQSIRLTHANAKALGLRNPQGGDRDGTLQLSSLFPWDFDASDGINSGTLDFVGIVSHAIGSTLGFMSGVDVLDFNSPLAVGTQNYYFPDSAFTYVTALDLFRFSEESVQHGVGVIDWTASSSSKYFSIDGGETAIAEFSTGVRYGDGRQASHWKERSPSGLMQPSVLPGQALRVDRATDVMALDVIGWTPKQPPARVPEPTAWAGLLAIAVWSLGARSWLRGRSDRSL from the coding sequence ATGGAGACTTTTAGCGCCCTCCTGGTCCGTTATCGCTTCTCTCTCGTGCAGCTTGTCGGCGGCGTGGCATCCCTGTTGAGTGCAGCAAGTCCTGCCGAAGCAGCTACTTTCAATTTCCGGTTTGATGCTCCCGTCCCTCAGCCGGTTGTGGAGGGAGTCGAGGCTGCGGGAGCCGTCTGGTCGTCGTGGCTCGCTGATGATGTGGTGGTCAACCTGGACGTTCAGTTCGGCCCTCTGAGTCGGCCCGTTCCCAGCCTTACGGTGTCCGGCAGTGCTTTGTACAGCTATGAGCAGGTGCGGACGGCGCTTTTTGCCAAAGCAACCACGACAGCGGATTTGACGGCGATCGCCCACCTCCAGGGTGGCCCCTCTGTAGATTTACTGATTAACCGGACAATCAATAATCCCCACGGCATGGGCAGTTCGACCGCGTATCTGGACAGCGACGGCGATGCCAACAATCAGAGCATTCGGCTGACTCACGCCAACGCAAAAGCCCTGGGACTGCGAAATCCTCAGGGGGGCGATCGCGATGGGACTTTGCAGTTGAGCAGCCTTTTTCCGTGGGATTTTGACGCTTCGGATGGGATTAACAGCGGGACTCTCGACTTTGTGGGCATCGTCAGCCATGCGATCGGCAGCACCCTGGGCTTCATGAGCGGTGTTGATGTTCTAGATTTCAACAGCCCCTTGGCCGTGGGCACCCAGAATTACTACTTTCCGGACAGCGCTTTTACCTATGTGACGGCGCTTGATTTATTTCGCTTCTCCGAGGAAAGCGTCCAGCATGGCGTCGGGGTCATCGACTGGACGGCTAGTTCTTCGAGCAAGTATTTCTCCATTGATGGGGGCGAAACGGCGATCGCGGAGTTTTCGACCGGAGTGCGCTACGGCGACGGGCGGCAGGCCAGCCACTGGAAGGAGCGATCGCCCTCGGGCCTGATGCAGCCGTCGGTGCTGCCCGGCCAAGCCCTGCGGGTTGATCGGGCCACGGATGTCATGGCCCTAGACGTGATCGGGTGGACCCCCAAACAACCGCCTGCGCGAGTGCCCGAACCGACGGCGTGGGCTGGACTCCTGGCGATCGCCGTCTGGAGCTTGGGGGCGCGAAGCTGGCTCAGGGGGCGCAGCGATCGCAGCCTGTAG
- a CDS encoding ChaB family protein, producing the protein MSAAYQAERTVSGVLKQEEQIDTVIRRLLDRGVPREHLSVMGKDFKSQTRISGFITKKDVILGGLRTGAIFGSLFGSLLGLLTGVGVLLVPFVGTVVAAGPIGAVLLGAASGAIAGSAGAGLASVLMTLGMPEEKAAIYETRLQAGEFLVMVEVPADRTGEFQLLLESAGAEEIHVSDGILPRPCSGPCNSPADLSPEVRSHLSEEAQHDFIRAYNGALEAGEDETRAEQTAWDAIHQRYEEDESGIWSKQKARV; encoded by the coding sequence ATGAGTGCAGCATATCAAGCTGAACGAACCGTTAGTGGTGTGCTAAAGCAAGAAGAGCAAATTGATACTGTCATTCGCCGACTGCTGGATCGAGGCGTACCGAGAGAGCATCTTTCGGTGATGGGAAAAGATTTCAAATCCCAAACTCGAATTTCAGGGTTTATTACTAAAAAAGACGTTATTTTAGGCGGCTTGCGAACTGGCGCCATCTTCGGTTCGCTGTTTGGCTCTCTGTTGGGACTGCTGACAGGGGTTGGCGTCCTGCTGGTGCCCTTTGTGGGGACCGTGGTGGCCGCTGGACCCATTGGTGCGGTGCTGCTGGGGGCCGCGAGCGGAGCGATCGCCGGTAGCGCCGGTGCGGGTCTCGCGTCGGTCCTCATGACACTGGGGATGCCCGAAGAAAAGGCCGCTATCTACGAGACTCGCCTCCAGGCGGGCGAATTTTTGGTGATGGTCGAGGTTCCGGCGGACCGAACTGGTGAGTTTCAGCTGTTGCTGGAAAGCGCCGGTGCCGAAGAAATCCACGTGAGCGACGGCATCTTGCCCCGCCCCTGTTCCGGGCCTTGCAACAGCCCGGCGGATCTCTCGCCAGAGGTGCGATCGCACCTCTCCGAAGAGGCGCAGCACGACTTCATCCGCGCCTACAATGGCGCTCTGGAAGCCGGTGAGGATGAAACTCGCGCTGAGCAAACGGCTTGGGACGCTATTCATCAGCGCTACGAAGAAGATGAATCGGGGATCTGGTCGAAACAAAAAGCCCGGGTGTAG
- a CDS encoding transglutaminase family protein, with protein sequence MKWKVGCQLDYNLAGLTTFVFNIAIAGDRHQRCLEEQIRLTPAEPLEEHCDARGNRYWRVSSAAEHLTVTYEATAVSAPLEGDPASLTTLPVASLPMDVLPYLYPSRYCQSDRLMTLARREFGAIAQGYEQVQALCEWIYHHVAYQGGSTDVHTSACDTLLERRGVCRDFAHLAIALCRALEIPARFVSVYAHDLNPPDFHACFEVYLGDRWYVFDATRLAPRQGFIRIATGRDAADVAFCTLFGPGQMTNLQIWADCLESNPALHDDPKRAIAL encoded by the coding sequence ATGAAGTGGAAAGTAGGCTGTCAGCTGGACTATAACCTAGCAGGGCTGACGACGTTTGTGTTTAACATCGCGATCGCGGGCGATCGCCACCAGCGCTGCCTAGAAGAACAGATCCGCCTCACGCCTGCTGAGCCCCTAGAAGAGCATTGCGATGCCAGGGGCAATCGCTATTGGCGCGTCAGCTCGGCGGCGGAGCACCTGACTGTGACCTACGAAGCGACGGCGGTTTCTGCGCCGCTTGAGGGCGACCCAGCGAGCTTGACGACTCTGCCGGTGGCCAGCTTGCCCATGGATGTGCTGCCCTACCTCTACCCCAGCCGCTACTGCCAGTCCGATCGGCTGATGACTTTGGCTCGGCGAGAGTTTGGGGCGATCGCCCAGGGCTATGAGCAGGTCCAAGCCCTGTGCGAATGGATTTATCACCATGTGGCCTACCAGGGGGGCAGCACGGATGTGCACACCTCTGCCTGCGATACGCTGCTAGAGCGCCGGGGGGTTTGTCGAGATTTTGCCCATTTGGCGATCGCCCTGTGTCGGGCACTGGAGATTCCGGCGCGTTTTGTGTCGGTGTATGCCCATGACCTCAATCCGCCGGATTTCCATGCGTGCTTTGAGGTGTACCTGGGCGATCGCTGGTACGTTTTTGACGCGACCCGTCTGGCGCCTCGCCAGGGTTTTATCAGAATTGCCACGGGCCGCGACGCAGCCGACGTGGCTTTCTGCACGCTTTTTGGTCCCGGCCAAATGACCAATTTACAGATATGGGCGGATTGCTTGGAGTCAAACCCCGCTCTCCACGATGATCCAAAGCGGGCGATCGCCCTCTGA